Proteins encoded within one genomic window of Nordella sp. HKS 07:
- a CDS encoding Lrp/AsnC family transcriptional regulator, translating to MDEFDRKILDSLQRDSALARADLATAAGLSESQAARRRQALEQSGVIRRYRADLDARALGFAVTAFVHVKLKGHSDGNARRFRDLVRLTPGILEAHAVTGDFDYLLKVCVADLDGLRDLVNGVLLMHQTVDRVRSEIVLEILRDDQLLAL from the coding sequence ATGGATGAATTCGACCGGAAGATCCTGGATTCGCTCCAGCGCGACAGCGCCCTCGCCCGCGCCGATCTCGCCACCGCGGCCGGGCTTTCGGAGTCACAAGCGGCCCGGCGGCGCCAGGCGCTTGAGCAGTCGGGCGTCATCCGCCGCTACCGCGCCGATCTAGACGCGCGGGCCTTGGGCTTCGCCGTCACCGCTTTCGTGCATGTGAAGCTGAAAGGCCATTCCGACGGCAATGCGAGGCGCTTCCGCGACCTGGTGCGCCTCACGCCCGGCATTCTCGAAGCCCATGCGGTGACGGGAGACTTCGACTATCTGCTGAAGGTCTGCGTCGCCGATCTCGACGGCCTGCGCGATCTCGTCAATGGCGTGCTGCTGATGCACCAGACCGTCGACCGCGTGCGCTCGGAGATCGTGCTGGAGATCCTGCGCGACGATCAGCTGCTGGCGCTGTAG
- a CDS encoding epoxide hydrolase family protein: protein MTTSAHRSTQPAEAAAIREYRINFPDSDLVDLRRRINSMRWPDREPVTDASQGVQLATIQALARYWGGDYDWRRCEAKLNALPNFVTEIDGLDIHFIHVRSSHENALPLIVTHGWPGSVIEQLKIIEPLTNPMAHGGSASDAFHVVIPSLPGYGFSGKPTATGWDPPRIARAWVELMKRLGYARFVAQGGDWGAMVTDVMATQAPPELLAIHVNWPFTIPPDIDMAVQTGKPLPSDLSPDERRACDQLSFFYKHETAYAQEMANRPQTLYSIADSPVGLAAWLIDHDAASYTLIARVFDGQDEGLTRDDILDNVTLYWLTNTAVSSARIYWENKFAFFAPKHVAIPVAVSAFPDEVVQTPQSWAEKAYPNLIHYSRPDRGGHFAAWEQPQLFTQEIRAAFRSLRK, encoded by the coding sequence ATGACCACGAGCGCACACCGCAGCACGCAACCCGCCGAGGCAGCCGCCATCCGTGAATATCGAATAAATTTTCCCGACTCGGACCTCGTCGATCTGCGGCGGCGCATCAACTCAATGAGATGGCCTGACCGAGAGCCGGTCACGGACGCATCACAAGGTGTCCAATTGGCAACAATTCAGGCGCTCGCACGCTATTGGGGCGGCGACTACGATTGGCGGCGCTGCGAAGCGAAGCTTAATGCACTTCCGAATTTCGTCACCGAGATCGATGGACTCGATATTCACTTTATCCACGTTCGATCAAGTCATGAAAACGCGTTGCCGCTCATCGTCACCCACGGGTGGCCCGGCTCGGTGATCGAGCAGCTGAAGATTATCGAACCGCTGACCAATCCCATGGCACATGGCGGAAGCGCTTCCGACGCCTTCCATGTGGTGATCCCGTCGCTCCCCGGCTACGGCTTTTCCGGAAAACCGACCGCGACCGGCTGGGATCCTCCACGCATCGCACGCGCCTGGGTCGAGCTGATGAAGCGTCTCGGCTACGCGCGATTTGTGGCGCAAGGTGGCGACTGGGGTGCGATGGTCACCGATGTGATGGCGACACAGGCGCCGCCGGAATTGCTGGCCATTCACGTCAACTGGCCCTTCACCATTCCACCGGACATCGATATGGCGGTCCAGACCGGCAAGCCGCTGCCCTCCGATCTCTCTCCCGACGAACGGCGCGCCTGCGATCAGCTGAGTTTCTTCTACAAGCATGAAACGGCCTACGCCCAGGAGATGGCGAACCGGCCGCAGACGCTTTACAGTATCGCGGATTCGCCGGTGGGACTTGCCGCCTGGCTCATCGACCACGACGCCGCGAGCTACACACTCATCGCACGTGTCTTTGACGGTCAAGATGAGGGGCTGACGCGAGACGACATCCTCGACAATGTCACGCTCTATTGGTTGACGAACACGGCGGTCTCTTCAGCGCGTATTTATTGGGAAAACAAGTTCGCCTTCTTTGCACCGAAACACGTCGCCATCCCGGTCGCCGTGAGCGCCTTTCCGGACGAGGTCGTTCAAACCCCGCAGAGTTGGGCAGAAAAAGCGTATCCCAACCTCATCCACTACAGTCGCCCTGACCGCGGCGGCCACTTTGCGGCCTGGGAGCAGCCGCAACTCTTCACACAAGAGATTCGCGCGGCTTTCAGGTCACTCCGAAAGTAG
- a CDS encoding methyltransferase domain-containing protein, with amino-acid sequence MSSNDNYLLGRTAEELHRLARQAALIEPETEDLFRRSGISAGMNVLEIGSGAGDVAMLVGRIVGPIGSVLGIERSADSATLATERVAAAGNLPVRFEVADLDSYTPRGRYDALVGRFVLPYLADPSATLRHLASYLNPGGVVAFLEFDVTKICSVPEGPLFRKVSDWMTKAFSDKINPSLGSALGSVFHDAGLPWPQMMSFQKVCCGPDGFYWLLAETTRAVLPHIVRLGLAASDEVDIDTLEARLREEAVVRRLTVFSPRWVSAWTKLPRHPASGIKAIRT; translated from the coding sequence ATGTCTTCCAATGACAATTATCTCCTTGGTCGGACAGCAGAAGAGTTGCACCGTCTCGCTCGGCAAGCGGCGCTGATCGAACCAGAGACGGAGGACCTATTCCGAAGGAGTGGCATCTCGGCCGGGATGAACGTGCTGGAGATCGGCAGTGGAGCCGGAGATGTTGCAATGCTTGTCGGCCGAATCGTTGGACCCATAGGAAGTGTTCTTGGAATTGAACGATCCGCAGATTCCGCGACTCTCGCCACGGAGCGAGTTGCTGCCGCTGGCAATTTGCCGGTTCGATTCGAAGTAGCTGACCTCGACAGTTACACTCCAAGAGGCCGCTACGATGCGTTGGTTGGGCGTTTCGTCCTGCCATATTTGGCCGATCCGTCGGCCACATTGCGGCACCTGGCGTCCTATCTGAACCCGGGAGGCGTGGTCGCATTCCTAGAATTCGATGTGACCAAAATATGTAGTGTGCCAGAGGGGCCGCTATTCCGAAAGGTCTCCGACTGGATGACAAAGGCATTCAGCGACAAGATCAATCCCTCATTGGGCTCTGCGCTTGGGTCGGTATTTCACGATGCTGGTTTACCATGGCCTCAGATGATGTCGTTTCAGAAGGTTTGTTGTGGGCCGGATGGATTCTACTGGTTGCTTGCCGAGACAACCAGGGCGGTATTACCACATATCGTGCGGCTTGGCCTTGCTGCTTCGGATGAGGTTGACATCGATACCCTCGAAGCACGATTGCGAGAAGAGGCGGTCGTCAGGCGCCTAACCGTATTTTCACCGCGTTGGGTCAGCGCCTGGACGAAGCTCCCCCGGCACCCCGCATCCGGTATTAAAGCAATCCGGACATGA
- a CDS encoding phosphatase PAP2 family protein, with the protein MRNIRSILVFHPALWALIALQGAIIAIWIGIDPRISFNLTNAGQTSLAVSICLLIAAAITHFLPVSRRSAFAERARIMAVGLAFLLVAFVGIRLLNYLTMSLAFPLADEWLDSWDKLLGIDWYAYALWMGEYPDLLSFSELPYGMTIQTVGVIFVALVLFGRIERAKELVTLLFLGALITVSISGFFPATAAMVHYMDDNLRALYGANVGVYHMAAFTDVREAQTIVLNLVERPGLATFPSYHTIAGLLIVYALRDNLIMLLAGSVWSGAMLLATPILGGHYFIDIIAGTLVTVALAAAYATVGTLNFFPYQVAAPEPVP; encoded by the coding sequence ATGCGGAACATCCGGTCCATCCTTGTCTTTCATCCAGCACTGTGGGCCCTGATCGCCCTGCAGGGCGCCATCATCGCGATCTGGATCGGGATAGACCCGCGCATATCCTTTAACCTGACCAATGCCGGCCAAACGTCTCTTGCCGTCAGCATATGCCTGCTGATCGCCGCCGCCATCACCCATTTCCTGCCTGTCTCGCGCCGCTCGGCATTTGCCGAACGGGCCCGCATCATGGCCGTCGGGCTTGCCTTCCTGCTCGTCGCCTTTGTCGGCATCCGTCTCCTCAACTACCTGACGATGTCACTGGCCTTTCCATTGGCCGACGAGTGGCTTGATTCCTGGGACAAGCTTCTCGGCATCGATTGGTACGCCTATGCCTTGTGGATGGGCGAGTATCCTGACCTCCTGTCCTTCAGTGAGCTGCCCTATGGCATGACCATTCAAACGGTGGGCGTCATCTTCGTTGCGCTGGTGCTGTTCGGCCGGATCGAGCGCGCCAAGGAACTCGTCACGCTGCTCTTCCTCGGCGCTCTTATCACCGTCAGCATCAGCGGCTTCTTTCCGGCGACGGCGGCGATGGTTCACTATATGGACGACAACCTGCGCGCCCTGTACGGCGCCAATGTCGGCGTCTATCACATGGCCGCCTTCACGGATGTGCGCGAGGCGCAGACCATCGTGCTGAACCTCGTCGAACGTCCCGGCCTCGCGACATTCCCGTCCTATCATACGATTGCCGGCCTGCTCATCGTATACGCCTTGCGTGACAATCTCATCATGCTGCTGGCGGGCAGCGTCTGGAGCGGCGCCATGCTGCTGGCGACCCCGATCTTAGGCGGTCATTACTTCATCGACATCATTGCCGGTACGCTCGTCACAGTTGCTCTCGCCGCCGCCTATGCGACGGTCGGCACCCTCAACTTTTTTCCATATCAGGTTGCGGCGCCGGAGCCGGTGCCCTGA
- a CDS encoding IS110 family transposase, which yields MQAVTTIGFDIAKSVFQVHGIDADGQGVIRQRLKRSRVLGFFRKLSPCVVGIEACASSHHWSRELQALGHTVRLMPPAYVKPYVKRQKNDAADAEAICEAVQRPSMRFVPTKTPDQQACLMLHRTRHLFIRQQTALINAIRAHLAEFGIVAPVGRNGVEKLLDVVADPDDGRVPEIARECLEALGRQLWQLKRQILTFDQHINAWHRSNETSRRLDELPGVGPALATALVASIPDPRAFRSGRDFSAWIGLVPKQNSSGGRERLGNITKQGDRYLRSLFCAGALAVIRYAKIHGTKHRPWLAKLLERRPTKVAAIAFANKIARMAWAMMAKGERYREPVALAR from the coding sequence ATGCAAGCGGTGACGACAATCGGTTTCGACATTGCGAAGTCTGTTTTCCAGGTTCACGGCATTGACGCAGACGGCCAGGGGGTTATTCGCCAGCGTCTCAAGCGGTCACGGGTTCTCGGTTTCTTCAGGAAGCTTTCGCCTTGTGTGGTTGGTATCGAGGCATGCGCGTCCTCGCACCACTGGTCGCGCGAGTTGCAGGCACTCGGGCACACGGTTCGATTGATGCCGCCGGCCTATGTGAAGCCGTATGTGAAACGCCAGAAGAACGATGCGGCCGATGCCGAGGCCATTTGCGAGGCGGTGCAGCGGCCAAGCATGCGGTTCGTGCCGACCAAGACACCCGACCAGCAAGCCTGTCTGATGCTCCACCGTACGCGGCATCTGTTCATTCGCCAGCAGACTGCGCTGATCAATGCGATCCGCGCCCACCTTGCCGAGTTTGGCATTGTCGCACCAGTCGGCCGCAATGGCGTCGAGAAGCTGCTCGATGTGGTTGCCGATCCCGACGATGGACGCGTGCCCGAGATTGCGCGCGAGTGCCTGGAGGCACTGGGCCGTCAACTATGGCAGCTGAAGCGGCAGATCCTGACGTTCGACCAGCATATCAACGCCTGGCATCGCTCAAACGAGACCAGCCGTCGGCTCGACGAACTCCCCGGGGTCGGTCCGGCGCTGGCAACCGCGCTGGTCGCCAGTATTCCCGATCCGAGGGCGTTTCGCTCGGGACGCGACTTCTCAGCCTGGATTGGGCTGGTGCCGAAGCAGAACTCCAGTGGAGGCAGGGAGAGGCTTGGCAATATCACCAAACAGGGCGATCGATACCTGCGCTCGCTGTTCTGTGCTGGCGCGTTGGCGGTGATCCGATACGCGAAAATCCACGGCACCAAGCATCGGCCATGGCTTGCCAAGCTGCTGGAGCGGCGGCCGACAAAGGTGGCCGCGATCGCGTTCGCCAACAAGATTGCCCGCATGGCCTGGGCGATGATGGCCAAGGGCGAGCGTTACAGGGAACCCGTCGCGCTGGCTCGCTAG